A region of Myxococcus stipitatus DSM 14675 DNA encodes the following proteins:
- a CDS encoding HD-GYP domain-containing protein: MADNLKVTQSQDENTNEFGREHNEKLQALSRSMVAGLYMLVRSVKMYDPENAVFQKPLHQLQDIINQIIGKEGRLELVGVKDSFYLNSMLVKVDLNSIENQRYLLTEMRAKDVGGFTLTKPVTVPELKNFVWIFSKEQSTTTEEDGLAGRKLLNMRVAKFSKLKEKLDKDMNDPGDLKVDRKKYAMTIYARSVFFLTKYLESVRAGKPINASKALRLVQDFVDISYEQRTHFLGMTTMRREDDYLVYHQVNVALMCIVFGAELGLTKPQLRDLGYIALFHDAGMTTLPEELATKRGALTPEERVAVQRAPLISVRNILMEKGFSRSTLLRVVTTFEHKTDFGTAVRDSRGNIQMIIPKTNLGVYAKVIAICDAYDALTSKRPYRDAYGPEVALMLMWTEMRNKFDPELLEVFMRVMAIQPIKVLSKRQQSLSVSGL, from the coding sequence ATGGCCGACAACCTGAAGGTCACCCAGAGCCAGGACGAGAACACCAACGAGTTCGGGCGAGAGCACAACGAGAAGCTGCAAGCGCTCTCGCGCTCCATGGTGGCCGGCCTCTACATGCTGGTGCGCTCCGTGAAGATGTATGACCCGGAGAACGCCGTCTTCCAGAAGCCGCTGCACCAGCTCCAGGACATCATCAATCAAATCATCGGCAAGGAAGGTCGACTGGAGCTGGTGGGCGTCAAGGACTCCTTCTACCTGAACAGCATGCTGGTGAAGGTGGACCTGAACTCCATCGAGAACCAGCGCTACCTCCTGACGGAGATGCGCGCCAAGGACGTGGGCGGCTTCACGCTCACCAAGCCAGTGACGGTGCCGGAGCTGAAGAACTTCGTCTGGATCTTCAGCAAGGAACAGTCGACGACCACCGAAGAAGACGGGCTGGCGGGTCGCAAGCTGCTCAACATGCGCGTGGCCAAGTTCTCCAAGCTCAAGGAGAAGTTGGACAAGGACATGAACGACCCGGGCGACCTCAAGGTGGATCGCAAGAAGTACGCGATGACCATCTACGCCCGCTCGGTCTTCTTCCTTACGAAGTACCTGGAGTCGGTGCGCGCCGGGAAGCCCATCAACGCCTCCAAGGCGCTGCGGCTGGTCCAGGACTTCGTGGACATCAGCTACGAGCAGCGCACGCACTTCCTGGGCATGACGACGATGCGGCGCGAGGACGACTACCTCGTCTACCACCAGGTCAACGTCGCCCTGATGTGCATCGTCTTCGGCGCGGAGCTGGGGCTGACGAAGCCGCAGCTTCGGGACCTGGGCTACATCGCCCTCTTCCACGACGCGGGCATGACGACGCTGCCGGAGGAGCTGGCCACCAAGCGTGGGGCGCTGACGCCGGAGGAGCGCGTGGCGGTGCAGCGCGCGCCGCTCATCTCCGTACGGAACATCCTCATGGAGAAGGGCTTCAGCCGCTCCACCCTGCTGCGCGTGGTGACGACCTTCGAGCACAAGACGGACTTCGGTACCGCCGTGCGCGACTCTCGCGGCAACATCCAGATGATCATCCCCAAGACGAACCTGGGGGTGTACGCGAAGGTCATCGCCATCTGTGACGCGTACGACGCGCTCACGTCCAAGCGGCCGTACCGTGACGCCTACGGTCCGGAAGTGGCGCTGATGCTGATGTGGACGGAGATGCGCAACAAGTTCGACCCCGAGCTGCTCGAGGTCTTCATGCGTGTCATGGCCATCCAGCCCATCAAGGTGCTGTCCAAGCGACAGCAGTCACTCAGCGTTTCCGGGCTATAG
- a CDS encoding RluA family pseudouridine synthase, whose amino-acid sequence MAAPDTREHRAPPEARGERIDQYLAGVFTDLTRSRIRGLIDDGHVLVDGRSVKAAMRVRGGESLTLHVPAPVAAVPVAEELPLAVLHEDKDLVVVDKAAGMVVHPGAGHASGTLVNALLHRVKDLAGVGGELRPGIVHRLDKDTTGCLVVAKNEQALVALQKSFKGREVTKTYLAVVHGSPPAEGRIETLYGRHPVHRQRFTGKVREGKPAITLFRVLESFDGAALVEVDLLTGRTHQIRVHLAESGHPLLGDTLYGVGRKPKGEAGAAQERLGRQALHAWRLAFAHPRTGKHLALEAPVPDDFNAALALLRGPDALSVTPPTAPARKKAAGKKASAKKPVSKKAAAKKASAKKPVSKKAASE is encoded by the coding sequence GTGGCAGCGCCCGACACCCGAGAGCATCGCGCCCCGCCGGAAGCCCGCGGTGAGCGCATCGACCAGTATCTCGCAGGCGTCTTCACCGACCTGACGCGTTCCCGCATTCGCGGCCTCATCGACGATGGGCATGTGCTCGTCGACGGCAGGTCCGTGAAGGCGGCCATGCGCGTGCGCGGTGGAGAATCCCTCACCCTCCATGTCCCTGCGCCTGTGGCCGCTGTTCCGGTGGCCGAGGAGCTTCCGCTCGCCGTGCTCCACGAGGACAAGGACCTCGTGGTCGTGGACAAGGCGGCGGGCATGGTGGTGCACCCAGGCGCGGGTCATGCGTCGGGGACGCTGGTCAACGCCCTGTTGCACCGGGTGAAGGACCTGGCGGGGGTCGGCGGAGAGCTTCGCCCCGGCATCGTCCATCGGCTGGACAAGGACACCACGGGCTGTCTCGTGGTGGCGAAGAACGAGCAGGCCCTCGTCGCGCTCCAGAAGTCCTTCAAGGGTCGCGAGGTGACCAAGACGTACCTCGCCGTGGTTCATGGCTCGCCTCCGGCGGAAGGGCGCATCGAGACGCTCTATGGCCGCCACCCCGTGCACCGCCAGCGCTTCACCGGCAAGGTGCGCGAGGGCAAGCCCGCCATCACGCTCTTCCGTGTGCTCGAGTCCTTCGACGGCGCCGCGCTGGTGGAGGTGGACCTGCTCACGGGCCGCACGCACCAGATTCGCGTGCACCTGGCTGAGTCGGGTCATCCGTTGCTGGGCGACACGCTCTACGGGGTGGGCCGAAAGCCCAAGGGCGAGGCGGGCGCCGCACAGGAGCGATTGGGACGGCAGGCCCTGCATGCGTGGCGTCTGGCGTTCGCGCATCCGCGCACGGGCAAGCACCTCGCGCTGGAAGCCCCTGTGCCCGACGACTTCAACGCCGCGCTCGCGTTGCTGCGAGGCCCCGATGCCCTGTCCGTGACACCGCCGACGGCTCCCGCGAGGAAGAAGGCCGCTGGGAAGAAGGCTTCCGCGAAGAAGCCCGTCTCGAAGAAGGCCGCCGCGAAGAAGGCTTCCGCGAAGAAGCCCGTCTCGAAGAAGGCCGCTTCGGAGTAG